A single genomic interval of Coccidioides posadasii str. Silveira chromosome 1, complete sequence harbors:
- the MAK3 gene encoding N-alpha-acetyltransferase mak3 (EggNog:ENOG410PNPA~COG:S~BUSCO:13795at33183) — translation MAEPTPSSAAKEVARDAAAPRFHYIQYDSAKENEYVPAMRQLISKDLSEPYSIYVYRYFLYQWGDLCFMAMDQNDNLIGVVVSKLEPHRGVPLRGYIAMLAVQEEYRGRGIATKLVRMAIDAMIERNADEIVLETETTNTSAMKLYERLGFLRSKKLHRYYLNGNSAFRLVLYLKEGVSMLDTYGCPHAPHPAVGGDDGLPLHEDGEYPARHIV, via the exons ATGGCCGAGCCTACGCCTTCCTCCGCCGCCAAAGAGGTTGCCCGTGACGCTGCGGCGCCGCGTTTCCACTACATCCAGTATGACAGCGCAAAGGAGAATGAATACGTGCCCGCCATGCGGCAATTGATATCAAAAGATCTCTCCGAACCCTACAGCATCTACGTCTATCGATATTTTCTCTACCAATGGGGAGATCTCTGTTTCATG GCGATGGACCAGAACGATAACCTAATTGGAGTCGTGGTGTCCAAGCTCGAACCTCACCGCGGCGTTCCATTACGGGGATACATCGCCATGCTCGCCGTGCAAGAAGAATATCGCGGGAGAGGAATCGCGACTAAATTAGTCCGCATGGCCATCGACGCCATGATCGAGCGGAATGCGGACGAA ATCGTTCTCGAAACGGAAACGACAAACACTTCCGCCATGAAACTCTACGAGCGCCTTGGCTTCCTCCGCAGCAAAAAACTACACAGATACTACCTCAACGGCAACTCTGCATTTCGACTGGTCCTTTACTTGAAGGAAGGGGTGAGCATGCTTGATACGTACGGCTGTCCGCATGCGCCGCATCCAGCAGTCGGAGGCGACGATGGGCTGCCCTTGCATGAGGATGGTGAGTACCCCGCAAGGCATATTGTCTGA
- a CDS encoding uncharacterized protein (EggNog:ENOG410PWW2~COG:S), whose amino-acid sequence MLSGSRYCLRSRVVAVADKLPVSAHEPLLFLYPRFFASQFEGSHGKPLTTLPVDALRTKRRPKLLCRSQLKDFHCDTSVRQSSQLAVHQHGSGFGSTSSSAEASETRSSRGVTPTNPVTRGAPAGNEEGKPSANTSGYSASEEVSTTASPVVISRYKFGPIKTPKPEIDIDPELALAKQADLLALAVEGNGPQSNGIETKSEDRTVGKDLLLQSYPSENGNATQRKHVSGRVRSGQYVGLRPKTPMRGMGVRFAALASRTPNTDAHTPKSRVPDNALADIDPTFMSGKSAASGMAPLQIDDADNASRGKHSTGKRAYGSESPQSIPPGTYSRTTTPSTRDPSTRGSKTSSPQLDWLGISNLLKARAVDKPFDPQYFKLCQEVADMLFALSKEAPETPFMTFESQKVIELPEEAVVTLGGDDVENSWDISVVSGCRVHVLPRKEDDYGPMRKVRLLGSPKAVEMGEKQIMAELGYPEGSKRSSLPPFVRFTDKPKAPRVRSVWSTRRMRAGVEGQIERTLRKHGVWMRSPSLLFDRPKKTIDRVDDIPMPESWTIRTFADYVESITTFRHTKSPHRVIYDNGDVHEIIVKNILLRLCQNPENRKYFSARTMTLVIGYLHHHKFFEDIGTLFPVFSDFFTSRTFSTLLRSAAANYNMKLFKTYVNIMKNHHIRPNEWCWVAFIHSIGSEQFKAHFLDEIYNRGILKHPTTIRHAVSATIRYKFRASLKNGERTSEFLTGMARKFGDNWLSTLAVNKMILETTLTKNLEARNEIFRYCFEKQLKLNTNTLNNVLLYYVDTKHARAGVNFFAKFVKLYRPKLSLMTWQLLWFLAVRRRSYALCRVIWRYACLQGSATVGIAKTVMRSLARPLEPDRELTIGQRWFINLGKIVVGVLPVPKFLTENNRLEGQYPSNPKVGVVEHLCTDAENGPPMEWREELAKILVERDLKSGSAHIPSIPLPDLLMRAIDREIFWTRATTDVLLQRKKTIPVPIQPKFWVKDRVLQTEEQHQEEIEDALARSGLEDMLKSDDDFPDLEFRHMIVDYAYDKESRYPPA is encoded by the exons ATGTTGTCTGGTAGTCGCTACTGCCTGAGAAGCAGAGTAGTAGCAGTTGCCGACAAGCTCCCCGTCTCCGCCCATGAACCCTTACTTTTCCTCTATCCCCGTTTTTTTGCGTCACAATTCGAAGGCTCCCACGGGAAACCTTTGACCACACTCCCAGTCGATGCATTGAGGACCAAAAGGCGGCCGAAACTGCTGTGCAGGAGCCAGTTGAAAGATTTTCATTGCGATACGTCTGTGAGGCAGTCGTCTCAGCTTGCAGTCCATCAGCACGGGTCGGGATTTGGGAGCACCTCTTCCTCAGCAGAGGCGTCGGAGACCCGTAGCTCACGCGGAGTTACACCCACCAATCCGGTTACACGAGGCGCACCGGCAGGGAATGAGGAGGGAAAGCCATCGGCGAATACAAGTGGCTATTCTGCCAG TGAGGAGGTATCGACGACAGCATCGCCGGTTGTAATAAGTCGCTACAAGTTCGGGCCTATCAAAACTCCTAAGCCTGAGATCGATATTGACCCCGAGTTAGCCCTCGCGAAACAGGCGGACCTACTTGCCCTTGCTGTCGAAGGAAATGGACCTCAGTCGAATGGCATCGAGACAAAAAGCGAGGATCGGACTGTTGGAAAAGACCTATTGCTACAATCATATCCTTCGGAGAACGGAAACGCGACCCAGCGCAAACATGTCTCTGGAAGGGTGCGGTCAGGTCAGTATGTTGGGCTACGACCCAAAACGCCAATGAGAGGGATGGGTGTCAGATTCGCGGCATTGGCTTCCCGAACACCAAATACGGATGCGCACACACCCAAATCTCGAGTTCCCGACAACGCTTTAGCAGACATAGACCCGACGTTTATGAGTGGAAAGAGCGCTGCTTCGGGGATGGCCCCTCTCCAAATCGATGATGCTGACAATGCGTCTCGCGGAAAGCATTCTACTGGGAAACGAGCGTATGGTTCGGAGTCGCCGCAATCGATACCTCCTGGTACATATTCCAGGACAACAACCCCATCTACTAGAGATCCTAGCACTCGAGGGTCAAAGACGTCGTCTCCGCAACTAGATTGGTTGGGAATTTCAAATCTACTAAAGGCGCGCGCTGTAGACAAGCCGTTTGATCCACAATATTTCAAGCTTTGTCAAGAGGTCGCGGATATGCTTTTTGCTTTATCAAAGGAGGCACCAGAGACTCCCTTTATGACATTTGAGAGTCAGAAAGTCATTGAATTGCCCGAGGAGGCCGTCGTTACATTGGGAGGGGACGATGTGGAAAATTCCTGGGATATCTCAGTGGTAAGCGGTTGCCGAGTCCATGTACTCCCCAGAAAGGAGGATGACTATGGACCTATGCGCAAAGTCCGCTTGCTAGGCTCACCGAAGGCAGTCGAGATGGGAGAGAAGCAGATAATGGCCGAACTGGGATACCCTGAAGGTTCCAAACGCTCGTCTCTTCCACCGTTTGTGCGCTTCACAGATAAGCCCAAAGCCCCACGCGTACGTTCAGTATGGTCTACCCGACGAATGAGAGCCGGTGTTGAAGGCCAGATTGAACGCACTCTGCGTAAACATGGTGTATGGATGCGGTCACCTTCGCTTCTCTTCGATCGTCCGAAGAAGACCATTGATCGGGTTGATGATATACCAATGCCAGAGTCTTGGACTATCCGAACCTTCGCAGACTATGTGGAGAGTATAACCACCTTCCGGCATACCAAGTCTCCACACAGAGTAATTTACGATAATGGAGACGTCCACGAGATCATCGTCAAAAACATTCTGCTTCGGCTTTGCCAGAACCCAGAGAACAGGAAATATTTTTCTGCTAGAACAATGACCCTTGTGATAGGCTATCTCCACCACCATAAATTCTTCGAGGATATTGGAACTTTATTTCCAGTTTTTTCGGACTTCTTCACTAGTCGAACATTCAGCACATTGTTACGATCTGCTGCTGCGAATTACAACATGAAGCTCTTTAAGACCTACGTCAACATCATGAAGAATCATCACATTCGTCCGAATGAATGGTGCTGGGTCGCTTTCATTCACTCCATAGGTAGTGAACAGTTTAAAGCACACTTCCTTGACGAAATCTACAACCGAGGAATACTGAAGCACCCAACCACCATCAGGCATGCAGTCAGCGCTACGATTCGTTATAAGTTCCGCGCTTCCTTGAAAAATGGAGAACGCACATCAGAGTTCTTGACAGGAATGGCGCGGAAATTCGGGGATAATTGGTTATCAACTCTGGCAGTCAATAAAATGATACTGGAAACTACCCTGACAAAAAACCTGGAAGCACGCAACGAAATATTTCGCTATTGTTTCGAGAAACAATTGAAGCTAAATACGAACACGTTGAATAACGTCCTTCTCTACTATGTTGATACGAAGCATGCCAGAGCCGGGGTGAATTTCTTTGCGAAGTTTGTTAAGCTGTACAGGCCAAAACTAAGCCTGATGACCTGGCAGCTCCTTTGGTTCTTGGCTGTTCGACGCCGGTCTTATGCACTCTGCCGAGTGATCTGGAGATACGCCTGTCTTCAAGGTTCAGCGACTGTTGGCATTGCGAAAACGGTCATGCGATCTCTTGCCCGGCCGTTGGAACCGGACCGAGAATTGACCATCGGGCAAAGGTGGTTCATAAACCTCGGAAAGATTGTGGTTGGAGTTCTTCCCGTTCCGAAGTTTTTAACGGAGAACAATAGACTCGAGGGGCAGTATCCATCAAATCCCAAAGTGGGAGTCGTGGAACATCTGTGTACAGACGCAGAAAACGGCCCGCCCATGGAGTGGCGCGAAGAGCTAGCGAAGATTTTGGTCGAGAGGGACCTGAAGTCTGGTTCGGCCCATATTCCTTCTATTCCCTTGCCAGATCTCTTGATGCGAGCGATTGACCGGGAGATCTTCTGGACGAGAGCCACTACGGATgttcttctccagagaaaAAAGACCATTCCTGTCCCTATCCAACCTAAGTTCTGGGTGAAAGACCGCGTATTACAAACGGAGGAGCAGCACCAGGAGGAAATAGAGGACGCCCTTGCGCGCTCGGGATTGGAAGATATGCTTAAGTCTGATGATGATTTTCCGGATCTGGAATTCAGGCATATGATCGTCGATTATGCTTATGACAAGGAGTCGCGCTATCCACCTGCTTAA
- a CDS encoding uncharacterized protein (EggNog:ENOG410PIJF~COG:S~BUSCO:9625at33183), whose product MTDNASITLVDNTLPEAEPETTLSLHPSLNIKQRRSLGKRLTRNSVRENLARRKYAKWQRDRYDNQEAGSSAATSLSRLDSTQPERSLSINRASTKSSCAEADGVDLDVEWVNVEGEPHSVVDVLYENQRGWFFFGTPYYSEKSLLNLDPAAWLTKNFEVSPVDITNAQPPDPNWEWAWRTWYIDMSYDVDEEGWQYSFSFASRFAWHGTHPWYHSFVRRRRWLRKRVRKGPKGFQRLATDDRSHTHSTLDDFLTSRTVSRNLDPSISLPESASYVSRIRQEQEERISPDEITNPAILLKAVKRATLDREKIEAVKAFVHMGNEELVYLEEKILDIMSMLVFHTSRRQLVEFLVSAVEEISEVTGDESARRRRNNLVRAIDTIYRRYNDLEFWGDVGPEIGAVKGKEPICGSHS is encoded by the exons ATGACAGACAACGCGAGCATCACTCTCGTTGACAATACGCTTCCCGAAGCCGAGCCCGAGACCACTCTTTCGCTGCACCCTTCCCTTAACATAAAACAACGCAGATCCCTGGGCAAGAGACTTACCCGGAACTCGGTCAGAGAGAACCTTGCGAGACGCAAATATGCCAAATGGCAGAGGGATCGCTACGACAACCAAGAAGCCGGTTCGAGCGCGGCAACCTCTCTATCGAGACTCGACTCCACCCAACCAGAACGCAGCTTGTCGATCAATCGTGCGAGCACCAAGAGCAGCTGCGCCGAAGCGGATGGCGTCGACTTGGACGTGGAGTGGGTAAATGTCGAGGGTGAGCCGCATAGCGTGGTTGATGTTCTCTACGAGAATCAGCGAGGATGGTTTTTCTTCGGCACGCCATACTATTCGGAAAAATCTCTATTGAATCTGGACCCCGCCGCCTGGCTGACGAAGAATTTCGAGGTGAGTCCGGTGGATATCACCAACGCACAACCTCCCGATCCCAATTGGGAATGGGCATGGAGGACCTGGTATATCGATATGTCGTATGATGTGGATGAGGAAGGATGGCAGTATTCGTTCTCTTTCGCGTCGAGGTTCGCATGGCATGGGACACATCCGTGGTACCATTCGTTCGTGCGCCGAAGGCGATGGTTGAGAAAAAGAGTGAGGAAAGGACCAAAGGGGTTCCAGAGGCTAGCGACTGATGATCGAAGTCACACACACTCCACGCTTGATGACTTCCTTACCTCAAGAACGGTCTCTCGAAATCTTGATCCAAGTATCAGCCTCCCAGAGAGTGCAAGCTACGTGAGCAGAATACGACAAGAGCAGGAGGAGCGTATATCCCCAGATGAGATTACAAATCCAGCCATTTTGTTGAAGGCGGTCAAAAGGGCCACATTAGATAGAGAAAAGATCGAAGCGGTCAAGGCCTTTGTGCATATGGGAAATGAAGAGCTAGTGTATTTGGAAGAAAAG ATCCTGGACATAATGTCCATGCTTGTCTTCCACACCTCCCGGCGCCAGCTGGTCGAGTTCCTCGTCAGCGCCGTTGAAGAGATATCTGAAGTCACCGGTGATGAAAGTGCAAGGCGGAGGAGGAATAATCTTGTTAGAGCTATCGACACTATCTACCGTCGCTATAACGACCTCGAATTTTGGGGAGATGTCGGCCCAGAGATAGGTGCCGTAAAGGGAAAAGAGCCAATATGTGGTTCTCACTCCTAG
- a CDS encoding uncharacterized protein (EggNog:ENOG410PSR7~COG:S~BUSCO:13602at33183), whose amino-acid sequence MQAPHHRKIELQSTADLAYLYTNALNLSRQKLDLHFPPSANNDSDDPMKARVRGLVDEFIAKTFTSAIPSISINGLDTSAAGKKGIQLADLLSMREQVEYEPYDSQLAARVTSLYAQLESLTTTVAQMRRDAPVKAAKKYAKMLRDALEEDDKQVAGDGADADYKLYGGEDLDSKDAASLDWAQIQQHRPEWILDVPFGSERERERWCDGEIGEVYADGLKTLVRLQGEATLGKDDSDSEDGNGHSSKGLAATVGKVERARQAAEVVEKM is encoded by the coding sequence ATGCAAGCCCCCCACCACCGCAAAATCGAGCTCCAATCCACCGCCGACCTCGCCTACCTCTACACCAACGCCCTCAATCTCTCCCGCCAAAAGCTCGACCTTCACTTCCCCCCCTCGGCCAACAATGATTCCGACGATCCCATGAAAGCGCGAGTGCGCGGACTTGTCGACGAATTCATCGCAAAAACATTCACTTCCGCCATCCCCTCCATCAGCATCAACGGACTTGACACGTCCGCCGCCGGGAAAAAGGGAATACAGCTCGCCGATCTCCTCTCCATGCGCGAACAGGTCGAATACGAACCGTACGACTCGCAGCTGGCGGCCCGTGTCACAAGTCTCTACGCGCAGCTGGAGTCTCTCACAACGACGGTGGCCCAGATGCGGAGGGATGCGCCCGTCAAAGCGGCGAAGAAGTATGCGAAAATGCTACGGGATGCGCTAGAGGAGGATGACAAGCAAGTCGCCGGTGACGGCGCAGATGCCGATTACAAATTGTATGGAGGCGAAGACTTGGATTCCAAGGATGCAGCGTCCCTGGATTGGGCGCAGATCCAGCAGCATCGACCCGAGTGGATCCTGGACGTACCGTTTGGCAGCGAGCGGGAGCGGGAGAGATGGTGTGACGGTGAGATTGGCGAGGTCTACGCCGATGGATTGAAGACGCTGGTCCGATTACAAGGTGAAGCCACTTTGGGCAAGGATGACAGTGACAGTGAGGATGGAAACGGGCACAGCAGTAAGGGTCTCGCTGCGACCGTAGGGAAGGTCGAAAGGGCGAGGCAGGCTGCAGAGGTTGTTGAGAAGATGTGA